The DNA window gagACGCTGCGGCCTCCACGGTTGGGTGTCTGTGAGCCATCGACAGGGCTGGGGATCCCATCCTGGAGCCAAAGGCttgctgcagcatcctctgctggCCTGGGGCACCTTGGGTCAGCCCTTCCCTccaggcacctccctgcagcccagaggttGTCCCCGACGCTCGCTCGGATTTCAGGGGGACGAGTCGCACAATGTGTGtacagggagcaggggagggaagaggcacGAAGGGTCCACGGCAGGTCAGACAGCCCAGGCGAGGGGCTTCACCTCCGCTTTGGCTCTCCCTTTCCAAGGCAGGCTCTGCCCTTCCACTCCCACGCACGCACACGAAGACGCCCCCCCGCCCTGAGATCCAGTACCTGTCCAggcctcagcccctgccccacgtTTCCCCAGAGCTGCCTTGGGCAGACACCAGCCCACGGGGCTCCTAGAGCTGCCTGGGGGGGCAGAGGTCCCAGGAAGGACCAAGGGGGAGAAAGCcagcctgcccccagctctgctctgtctgggaaagctgagcccggcccagcccatccccacctctgaggggagagcagctgggcgggcgaggggcagggggatggggctGCCTCCAAACCCAGCTCAGCACCCCTCAGGGGTTGACCCTGCTGCGTTCTGGCTGACAGAAGTGACCGAGGAGCTGCCGGTCCAGCTCTACTGTAGGCTTGGGAGAAATGACAAAGACCTGCTGTATTAAGCCTAAGAACACTTGCTGTATTGAGAAAAAGGGTACAATGGGTGGTCGGGGGCATCCAAAGCAGAAGGAGTGGTCGGAGGCATCCAGAGCTCCTGTGCGTAGAGCAACCGCTACTTCTTGCCATGTTTCTTGCTGGTTTCAATCAGGCGCAGCCCCTGCTTCTTGATGTCTTCCCGGGTGAGGACAAGGTCGTGGTCTTGATCATCGAAAGCAGGGGGgtctggaggagagagcagagaggagcaggctggggagggtctgCGGGGCCACCTCCGCTGTGCCCGTGTCCCCGGGGAGATCTGGCCCGTTTTGGAGGGCTGGTGGCATCCCAGAGAGCCCCGTGCCAGGCCCTTGGGCACAGGCACTGCTGACGGGCtcttccagcccagcatcccagggTGACCTGCAGGACCTGGGGATGCCACTGCTGGGGTCCATCCCCAACACTGCAGGGGCTTCCCATGAAGGTCTGGAGCTGCGGGGCGGTGGGTTCACCTCCGCTTTGGTATAAAAGGGAGGTGAGCTGCCAAAAGCTCCTTGTCTGCTCCAAGAGCATCTAATCAGAGGAGGCCCCAGGCAGAGCCAAGCACTAGTTCTTCTTCACAGCCAGCGAAGGGGACTTTGAAGACGAGGGCCCCCTCCTTGCCCTGCAGCATCTCTCCTTGTTtctgctggggctcagcgctTACCACCCCACCGGTTGCCATCGTTCTCCCACATCCCCACCTAAAGCCACCCCCCGTGCTCAAAGCCTTGGAGACAAGGTCTGGAGGCAACTCCTGGATCGGGGTCTGCTGGGACAGTGGGGCGCTCAGAACTCCCCAtggacaggggctgggacagTCGCTGGGGGAAGTGTCCCCGCTGTGCTCTCTTACTCTCTGTCTCCTCCAAGGAAATCTTCAGGTTCTGGGGATCCTCCGCCATCGTCTTCTCCAGGAGGTTTCTGACCTTCACAAAAGCCTGTGAAAGACACTCTGGGTTAAGTGctgaaggggaggggggtgttcCAAGCCCAGGGGTGCTCCACCTCCATGTCCCCCTGTGGGggacaccccacagcacccagtgccacttggggctgagctgctccacagctcttccctggggCCACCTCCATCCTCCCAGCTGGGAGGACAGCTGGGAAGGCCACCTGGGAGAGCCCTGTGCGGGTCCCCAAAGACCACCGCAGGGATGGAGCCCCCACGCACGCACCTTGTCGTCCTCATCGAGGCTGTGGCTGTTGCGGGGCAGGCTGTCCACACGCTGCACCAGGTACTGCAGCCTCTGCCTACAGTGCTGGAGCTTCTCGTGCACCCCCTGGGCCTTGGCAGAAGAGTCCTGGAATCAGAGAGAGAACAACCCCCTTGGTGGGAAGAAGAGCCTCTTGGGGTGACAGTGGCCGCACCAAGCGTCACCGCGCTGTGCCGCAGCACCCCCAAGCACCGGCTGGAGCCGTGGTCACCCCTGCACCGCACGGGTACCTGGCCGGGCACGGTGATGCCACGCAGAAGGACAACGAGGTTGTTGGTGGCATTTTCAATCTGGAACAGCAGATCCTCGTCCCTCAGCATCTGGGCTCGCATCTGCTCCCGCCGAGCCTCCTCCTGCTGCAActtcctcctcagctcctcctccagcttcctGCAGCCAAACACATTCACATCCATACAACTGCGTAGGggtgcagagacaccccacaTCTGTTGCCAAAACTGCTCGTCTTGCCCCCCGCACcgcctgcagagcagagctgttgcCTGCAACCCAACCCCACGCTGCTGGTCCCACTCCCCATGCCAGGCAAGGAGCAAGGgtcctcctgctgccacccacagTGGGAGCTTTGGGTGCTCTGCCAGGACCAGCGCTGGGGGAGCACTCTGCTCAGAAATCCTCCCAGAGCAGGAGAGGTGGGTGGCTGCAGTGGGACGGAGGAAGGGGCGCCCTGTTGGGACACCCAGGATGCCCATGTCCCTCCTCCAAGGGTGGTAGCCCAGTTGGCACGACTGTCCCAAGGCCAGCAGCACCTGTGGGTGTTGGGGGGCTGGCGAAACTTCAGCTCAGcgtgctccagctccagcttccTCAGCGTGTCCTTCAgtgcctgctccttctccttgcaCTGCTGGAGATACTGCTCCAGCTCCGCCGAGGACTTCTGCTGTGCCAGGAACCTGCCAGCCATGTCCTGGCCAGGGGAGAGCACAAGGACTCAGCCCGTGGCACTCCTGAGGGTACAGGAGCCGGGCCGTGGCCTCGGGGAGGTTTCTGCACCACAGACTGCTGCAGGTTCATGGCATGGAGAAAagcagctccatccctgcctgcacaagagggggtctggggggctgcaggggcggaGGAGAGCAGAGAGCCCCGCAAGGACACAAAGCAAGGAGAGAGGTCTcggctccccagggctggcgcAGCCCTGCGTTTTAACGGAGATGGGTTTTTACGTTACCCAGAGGTGGGAGCATGGCACCGCAGCCTTGGCCTTCTCCATCTTTGTGGCGACCCAGGCCTCGTGCTCTATCTGGGACTTGGTGGCCTCCAGTTGGgtgcctggggtgggagggaagcgTCAGGGAATGCTACCTGCAGCTGTGCCCACGTCCCACCCCCGTGCACCCCGCCAGGCACTCACCCGCAAGAGGGTCCTGCAGGTGCAGGTTCGAGAAGTCCGTGGCGAGGTTGTGCCCGGCTTGCTGCAAGAACGTTCAGTGTCACCCCCGAGCTGCTGGCACTCTGGGGGAGCTGGCCCAGCAGGCCCCCCACCCACGGGGAGCTCGGCACTGGTGCCTGTCACCTGCCCACAACCCTGCCTGTGCCGGGTCCCCGCAGCTCACCTCTCTCAGATGCCTTTCCCTGCCTTCCTCCACGTGCCCCTCCTGCGCAGCCTGGGAGCGGTACCTGCACTCTCTGTCCGCCCGCAGCTGGGTTTCCACCTTCTTCAGGTCCTTCTGCAGCGTAtcagagaagggagaagtgaCTGCCAAAGCCGGAATGGACCTTTGGGAGCCAGCTGAGCTTCTGGGGTGACCAGTGTCAAAaaggacaccccccccacaccaccTAACCAAGCTGGGAAGGAGAGTGGGCCAGGAGGGCTGGAGGATGGGAGCGTGATGTGCACGTTGCCTTCACCGTGGCTGGTGCTTCAGGgaggctgtccccagccccagggcagtcTGGCCCAAGAGTGAGACCCAGGAGGAGCTCTGGAGGCATGTGGGTGCTGTGGGCAAGCCCAGCTGAGTCTCTGTTGCAGGAAGACTCCCCAGCCAGGGCGCATGGTGCCGTCTGTGGGCTCTGGAGTATGGGAAAGGGCCCCAAGGTTCCCCAGACCATCTCACCTtggttgcagcagcagctctgagggcATCCGCAGCCATGAGCTCCACGTCTTCCAGCTCCCCATCGTACAGCTCGGCTGTCCCACCCAGGAGGTCCAGGTGCGGAGGCAGGTGGGCCAGCTCCTGGGACACAGGGAGTCACAGCACCTCACCCCACTGAGTCCCAGGGGTCCCCTGCACTGTGacagggggtggaggggagcaggaggacctGGCCGATGCGGCAGGGCATCCCACCAGAGCAGCCCCTTGGACACCTTGTTGCCTTGGCAGGGGGAGCAGGTGGGAGGATGGCACAGTGAGGAGGAGCTCACCTTTCTCAGGACATCCCGCACCTCCAGGTACAGGGCGGTCACCTTCTGTCCAGCGTGGACTTTCATGAGCATCTTCTCGATGCTGTTCTCCAGCTGGCGAACCACCTGGGGCAGAGacgggaggggggacacggggtgaccCCGCGTGATGAGCCTGGAACCCAcccggggggtgcagggcttGGATGAAGGCCCCCCACGGGTGCTGCCACCCCAGGAAGGGGCCCTGGGtacctgcagctgctcctggtgctgcttgtcctgcttctCGACAGCCTGCAGCCACCGCAGCCGCCTCTGCAGCTCGTCCCGGGCTCGGCTCCGCTGCCTTACTTGGTACAGCAGCATGTTGCAGGTGTTAACCCGGGCATAGATTTCGGCCTGGAGCTTCTCCTGGGCCACCTGGATGGACATGGGAGCGTtggccaggctggaggcagggctcGCTGGGCACCTTCTCGCAGGAGAAGGGTCCTGTCTGGAAAACTGCCCCGGAGGTAGAGCCACAGATGTCGGGACGTTGCTCCGGGATATCGTCGCTCCCTTGGCAGGACGGGCTCTGGGAGAGCTTTGCTCTAGGGGGCTGGTTGGGCTAAGGCGGAGGTGGGCATGTGCTGAGGGCAGCGCTGGGTCGGGCTTAGGGGCTCTGCATAGCGCAGACCTGGGGCTGGGCACCAATAAAATCCATGAATTGGTGCcccagatgtggctgctggcagagagcgGTGGCACCGCCCTGTCCCTGCAAGAGGGCCCCGCGGAAAGGCAGCTCCGTGGGGCCAGCGCCCCTTGTCCCCACGGCCTTACAGCCAGGTCATaacctggggacaggcagggaagggcagagacagCTTCTCTCTCCCAGGGACGCAGCTGGAGCCTGCAGGAAGccgggcagccctggggacacgcaGGCTGGGACGgccaggagctgtgctggggccaAGGATCTGCTCAGGGAGCTCCCCACCTGGGGACGGTCACATTCTCTGGCTGCCcggtgctgcctgctcctggagaggagcggtgggggagctggctctgcagggccagcacaggcaggggcacAGCAGGCGGGACATGCCGGTACCTTCTGGACGCCGCTCGGGGCACGGACGTCCCTCACCGCCTCACGCAGGTGTGCGAGAAGCTCTCTCTTCTGGTGGAGCTCTTCCTCGCAGAACTGCAGGGTAGCCttcttctcttgctctggagGACACGAAGGTGCTGTTGGTACCACGCAGGACGAGGGGGGGACCgagagccccccgcccgccctggGCCGTCCCCGCCAAACCCAAGGGGCAGCACCTTGCGAGGCGATGATGGTGCGCAGCTCCTGGGCGTGCTGGCTGAGCTTTGCCTTCCGGCCCTGCATGGAGCTGGTGCTCCTGCCTCGGCCCTTCAGCCCCGCCGCGCGTGTGGCAGCCATCGCAGCTCCTCGCGCACTGGAGACAGCCCGGGCTGTGACCACAGGTATAGCCGAGCTCCCTGTGCCTGGTAACCGTCGCCGGGGCACGGAACAGTCATGATCATTTATGAAGTCATAATCAGTTACCAAGCTCTCCGGAGCAGCCgaaggcagggcgggcaggggagaTCCCCGCTCTCCTTCCCATCACCGTGGCTACGGCAGCTGCAACCCGCCCAGCCGGGGGAGCCCCCCAAGCCCAACCAGAAACAGGGCGAGGAGGATTTCAGGGAAAACAGCTGCACGCCTGTATCCAAACACAGCAGCGGCgctctcctgggagctgccagcttgTTTCAAATGCCCAGAAGCATCTCCCTAGATACGcacctttggaaatgtcagcGCATCAGTCAGGAAACGGTGGTGCAGGGAGTTACGCTCCGATTGAAACAGGCAGGAGcaaaccagctgccagcactgatgtttattttgatgcgCGCCGTACACTCTTGTGAACTACAAATAGGGCAGGAAATGCAAGCGTGTACATGTGTTTGTCCATCAATCAAACCAAGCTCCCGCTGCCGGAGAAAATCCCGAACGTTTGACTTGCAGAAAAAGACTTTAGAAGGAAACTGCCTTCCTAGCACCACGCTCGCAAACCAGCTTTGATTAAGTTTCTGTAACTCAGGATCTTcaacctgcagccaccctgttgtgctgcaggtgctgaacacagaaaccaaggaaacaactcCCCACCTGGCTTAGTCTTCCCAGGAAGACCATTTTGCCAAAGACGACGTGCAAGCTCATAGCCAGCAGAAGTCAGTGCTAACTGCAGAGCTGCGTGGGAAAGTGCCTGTTTGCCCCTTCTCCACCTGCCTTCTGCCAGAGTGGGAGCTACATACAAGTCTTCCAAGCACCCAAATGAACAGTTTTGGTCTGTAACCCATCCAGTGATAGACATCAACCAGCTTTTCAGAACTATTAGATTATCATAAGAATATATTATGAAAGTCAAAAGGAGATTGCCTGGTTTCTACCATAATCAATCTTTGTTGGCTGTAAGATAATGTAAACCAGTCCCTTAGGGAAACAGACCGAGACAGATATCCAAGAGCCCTGCAGAACACCCCTCTAGACCCAAAGCCTCACTTCCCAAAATTACAGGCCAAAGACAAGTCAGAAATGACTCAGTGCTTCACCTTCTCAAGGGGCACAAAGCACAGTTCCGTACACACAAccacacaagctgcttttccagcaaagccTCGTGCTTCACACCTGGGTCTCTTCCGCACACTTGTTTACAGCAGATGATGTGTAACAACACCCCTCTTAAAAACCACGAACCCACTGTTGTTCTGGTAGTTCTGACCCTCTCATGACTCAGCCTCAATGAGCTGGGTCAGAATGACCCCCGACATGCGGGCACAGATGCAGACCCAGACTACCTGGCCATGCGCCACTGGCACTGAGGCTCCAGCCAGGCCAGTGGCAAGAGGAACATAATTTCCTCATGCCAAAGCTTAACTGTGCTATTACAACCTgatagagcatgtggtaaataatgaaaaggaaaggaggaaaagggttcctgaagcccccaaggcccagggggcaggaaaagtcagaaagcaggcagcattcctgagtcaggccagctgtaagtgagcccagctcatgggctcagaaaagcagagctgtaactcgtactgagcgccaagatctgctcagctaagatatgtcaaacaatcaataaaacagcagttctggtgtgttttttttccccactggatgaataatcttttctttctggatgcagtcaggaacccaactccgatgtggctgggacagcctttcctctgatcaggaacctggaaatctcagctcagccactcacaagtttctcgctcgcagggagactgcttataacagcgcagcagattaaacacaacaagcagtcactgcaaaaatcaaggcaaacccagagctgctgcttgccagcagagcattttagttgagggagcagagcaaaggatcctcctttcactgatcccttgaaagtacgcaactgctttccatcactcatctccacccagactgagaaggctgaaggggttcagttcttcctgcagtcagggccaaataacgggcacttgtcaccacacatctgcacttgggacttgtccacatctgactgacacaaccactgcaataacacagcgcaacacccaaagtctgtcctaacacttgataaccacgcctagagggcacagctcatggaacagcagggccaaccctgaaacagagatctgcccagggcatgggggagaacggggaggaagatgcagggctggaagcactgggttcctgaagctaacagcagcacggatgcaatgtagacaaaaagctctgcctgctgcattcccgTTGAGTAATTAgggggaggtttagctttctgtatttgtaaggttgtcctgtaccttgctagaggggtatgtctcacgcagatctgcagtaggggatgtcccagttcactcagccctggcaaatcaaagctgtatcctaaggaccgaaagcagagctgagctgagagatgggaccactgtgaaagccactgcctgacgtccaggacagaagagcagaggtctccagtctccatcacaaggggccactcccaaagtgcctcccaccttctggtcagtaaagcc is part of the Strix uralensis isolate ZFMK-TIS-50842 chromosome 7, bStrUra1, whole genome shotgun sequence genome and encodes:
- the LOC141946205 gene encoding coiled-coil domain-containing protein 183-like is translated as MAATRAAGLKGRGRSTSSMQGRKAKLSQHAQELRTIIASQGAAPWVWRGRPRAGGGLSVPPSSCVVPTAPSCPPEQEKKATLQFCEEELHQKRELLAHLREAVRDVRAPSGVQKVAQEKLQAEIYARVNTCNMLLYQVRQRSRARDELQRRLRWLQAVEKQDKQHQEQLQVVRQLENSIEKMLMKVHAGQKVTALYLEVRDVLRKELAHLPPHLDLLGGTAELYDGELEDVELMAADALRAAAATKKDLKKVETQLRADRECRYRSQAAQEGHVEEGRERHLREQAGHNLATDFSNLHLQDPLAGTQLEATKSQIEHEAWVATKMEKAKAAVPCSHLWDMAGRFLAQQKSSAELEQYLQQCKEKEQALKDTLRKLELEHAELKFRQPPNTHRKLEEELRRKLQQEEARREQMRAQMLRDEDLLFQIENATNNLVVLLRGITVPGQDSSAKAQGVHEKLQHCRQRLQYLVQRVDSLPRNSHSLDEDDKAFVKVRNLLEKTMAEDPQNLKISLEETENPPQPAPLCSLLQTPLLSMIKTTTLSSPGKTSRSRGCA